The proteins below come from a single Drosophila suzukii chromosome X, CBGP_Dsuzu_IsoJpt1.0, whole genome shotgun sequence genomic window:
- the Coq5 gene encoding 2-methoxy-6-polyprenyl-1,4-benzoquinol methylase, mitochondrial, with amino-acid sequence MQGTRSTRLLSLARRFVHTRTAAQSARESTGSGAEKPKGTDSTSGSEQTTHFGFQTVRESEKEQKVHEVFEQVANSYDMMNDAMSLGIHRVWKDVFVERLGPTHGMRLLDMAGGTGDISFRYLRYLANQPNPQQRGSHVTVSDINQHMLDVGEERAKRLGLTSDRLSNCTVAWQCADAEKLPFQDESFSAYTIAFGIRNCTHVDKVLSEAYRVLQPGGRFMCLEFSHLTNETMQWLYDQYSFQVIPPMGQLLAGQWQAYQYLVESIRRFPKQEQFKRMIEQAGFDQVTYENLTFGVVSIHSGFKL; translated from the exons ATGCAGGGCACGAGGAGTACCCGTCTGCTGTCCCTGGCCAGGAGATTCGTCCACACCCGGACAGCAGCGCAATCGGCCCGGGAATCCACAGGTTCTGGAGCGGAGAAGCCGAAAGGCACGGATTCCACTTCCGGATCAGAGCAAACCACGCATTTTGGCTTCCAGACGGTCAGGGAAAGTGAAAAGGAGCAAAAGG TGCACGAGGTCTTCGAACAGGTGGCCAACTCCTATGACATGATGAACGATGCCATGTCCCTGGGCATCCATCGCGTGTGGAAGGATGTGTTCGTGGAGCGACTGGGTCCCACGCACGGGATGCGCCTTCTGGACATGGCCGGCGGCACCGGAGACATCAGCTTTCGCTACCTGCGCTACCTGGCCAACCAGCCCAATCCCCAGCAGCGTGGCAGCCATGTCACCGTGTCGGACATTAATCAGCACATGCTAGACGTCGGTGAGGAGCGGGCCAAGCGGCTGGGATTGACCTCCGACCGGCTGTCCAACTGCACCGTCGCCTGGCAGTGCGCCGATGCCGAGAAGCTGCCCTTCCAGGACGAGAGCTTCAGTGCCTACACCATTGCCTTTGGCATCAGGAACTGCACGCATGTGGACAAG GTTCTTTCCGAGGCGTATCGAGTGCTGCAGCCAGGCGGACGCTTCATGTGCCTGGAGTTCAGCCACCTGACCAACGAGACGATGCAGTGGCTTTACGACCAGTACTCCTTCCAGGTGATCCCGCCGATGGGTCAGCTGCTGGCTGGCCAGTGGCAGGCGTACCAGTACCTAGTGGAGAGCATCCGGCGGTTCCCCAAGCAGGAGCAGTTCAAGCGGATGATCGAGCAGGCGGGATTCGATCAGGTGACCTACGAGAACCTCACCTTCGGCGTCGTCAGCATTCATTCCGGCTTCAAGCTGTGA
- the LOC108005181 gene encoding uncharacterized protein: MNLLTTARSLHLLMVLAVILVAPRAEAGLRLRHTSRSASPPASTTPTITVTSEEAPPQETVAESSSVAAEVTEPETEVEVTTGKHKRGILHGHAHLHGQWPARTYAAHYGYSLQLPGGSAFLAAVPPHRHFVKYGGHGAVKPLTLVSGSGLLPALGPAPGALLPAVGAALPAGLPAGLPTGLPTGLPAGVASAIPAGVATALNTGVATALSTGVAPPSYVLRPGNALVSSYSVNYPHQHLQKPVVFQSAVKPVHFHAPAHAHVHAVQPTYVQAFAPTAPAVPVQPVQAIQPIQPVQHLQPIHPIHPVTHQYQPVQPLQPVTPVQPVQPLQPVTPVQPVQPIQPVQPSVAFGVPAPPAVDLPVIPQFPQQPPFSQFPTFSFQPAQPAVPAQPAVPAQPATPAAPEAPEVPQIPQIPQIPQIPQIPAIPQFPQFPGLPQFPGFAQFPPIPQFPQAPANPSVPSVPAVPTVPAVPTFPSPPTNQFFPSAPQPPLPQQPPTFGQPEQQFPGGIVPLPGSTPVQPESGTGIASPQIPQSPEAENPPEVAPQRPPSQQPWKPVFYQPPTESAPASPNRPSITLQPPYGSSPAEGYLPPVGSQPSALSSSSAGIGSQGGIFDQLSDAELEHIFAQANLAQQQHHQAHNYHHY; the protein is encoded by the exons ATGAATCTTTTGACCACTGCAAGGAGCCTCCATCTGCTGATGGTCTTGGCCGTAATCTTAGTTGCCCCCAGAGCAGAGGCGGGTTTACGTTTGCGGCACACCAGTCGATCGGCCTCGCCCCCCGCCAGCACTACGCCCACCATAACAGTGACCTCGGAGGAGGCGCCACCACAGGAAACCGTGGCGGAGAGTTCTTCTGTAGCCGCTGAAGTTACCGAACCGGAAACGGAAGTGGAGGTCACAACCGGAAAGCACAAGCGCGGCATTCTGcatggccacgcccacttgcACGGCCAATGGCCCGCTCGTACATATGCCGCCCACTACGGCTACAGCCTGCAGCTGCCCGGAGGAAGTGCCTTCCTGGCCGCCGTTCCTCCACATCGCCACTTTGTCAAGTACGGAGGACATGGAGCGGTGAAGCCGCTTACCCTGGTTTCCGGTTCCGGTTTGCTGCCCGCTCTTGGTCCGGCTCCCGGCGCCCTGCTGCCCGCTGTGGGAGCAGCCCTTCCCGCCGGATTGCCCGCTGGATTACCCACCGGATTGCCCACTGGTCTGCCCGCCGGAGTGGCTAGCGCCATTCCCGCCGGAGTGGCCACTGCCCTGAACACCGGCGTGGCCACCGCCTTGTCCACCGGCGTGGCCCCGCCCTCGTATGTCCTGCGACCCGGCAACGCCCTCGTGTCCTCGTACAGCGTCAACTATCCGCACCAGCACCTGCAGAAGCCAGTGGTCTTCCAGTCCGCCGTGAAGCCAGTGCACTTCCATGCTCCCGCCCACGCCCATGTGCACGCCGTGCAG CCAACTTATGTGCAGGCTTTTGCTCCAACGGCTCCCGCTGTGCCCGTCCAGCCTGTTCAGGCCATCCAGCCGATCCAACCGGTGCAACATCTTCAGCCGATCCATCCCATTCACCCTGTGACCCATCAGTACCAGCCCGTTCAGCCCCTGCAGCCAGTCACCCCAGTCCAACCAGTTCAACCCCTGCAGCCAGTTACTCCAGTACAACCCGTACAGCCCATCCAGCCCGTCCAGCCCTCTGTGGCTTTTGGGGTTCCGGCACCACCAGCCGTTGATCTTCCCGTGATCCCCCAGTTCCCTCAGCAGCCGCCGTTCTCCCAGTTCCCCACCTTTAGCTTCCAGCCTGCCCAGCCAGCGGTGCCCGCCCAACCCGCTGTGCCCGCCCAGCCGGCCACTCCGGCTGCTCCCGAAGCCCCGGAAGTGCCCCAGATTCCCCAAATTCCCCAAATTCCGCAGATTCCCCAGATTCCTGCCATACCGCAATTTCCTCAATTTCCGGGATTACCCCAGTTCCCCGGATTTGCCCAGTTCCCACCGATTCCCCAGTTCCCCCAGGCGCCGGCCAATCCGTCGGTTCCATCTGTGCCTGCAGTGCCAACGGTTCCGGCAGTTCCCACCTTCCCCAGTCCGCCCACCAATCAGTTCTTCCCTTCTGCTCCCCAACCGCCGCTGCCCCAGCAACCACCCACTTTTGGCCAGCCGGAGCAACAGTTCCCCGGTGGAATTGTACCGCTACCGGGATCCACGCCCGTGCAGCCGGAATCGGGAACGGGAATAGCCTCGCCGCAGATTCCCCAGTCGCCGGAGGCGGAGAATCCCCCGGAGGTGGCACCCCAGCGACCCCCCAGCCAGCAGCCATGGAAGCCGGTCTTCTATCAGCCACCCACCGAATCCGCGCCAGCTTCGCCCAATCGCCCTTCGATCACTCTGCAGCCGCCCTATGGAAGTTCGCCAGCTGAAG GCTACCTGCCTCCCGTGGGATCGCAGCCTTCGGCCCTGAGTTCGAGCAGTGCCGGAATCGGCAGCCAGGGCGGCATCTTCGACCAGCTGAGCGACGCGGAACTGGAGCACATCTTCGCCCAGGCCAACTtggcgcagcagcagcaccaccaggCCCACAACTACCACCACTACTGA